From a region of the Geothrix sp. 21YS21S-2 genome:
- the ftcD gene encoding glutamate formimidoyltransferase produces the protein MAHQVVECVPNFSEGRDLAKIRQITDAIEAVAGVRLLDVDPGADTNRTVVTFVGSPEAVVEAAFQAVSTAARVLDMASHAGAHPRMGATDVCPFVPVEGVTLADCAALARTLGERVGRELELPVYLYEHAASRPERRNLAVVRKGEYEGLEEKLKDPQWAPDFGPARFDARAGALITGAREFLVAYNVTLNSRDKNHATDIAFELREKGRVARRGQKDAYYSSGEILFYREGCFPCGNCGSDFASFEEVEAHCRAEHGFDLRHLLKLNDIDAGKGVVGRKVHRAGLFRHCKAIGWYVDQYKRAQLSINLTDYKVTSPVDVLEATRRMAVERGLVVTGSEIVGLVPFQALYKAGQHYLRVQGKSPFVPVGDVLENAVFSMGLADVSPFDVEKKVIGLPRAYPKGLMAMTGSAFVDEVSRDTPAPGGGSIAALAGALGAALASMVANLTQTGAPELREAAEKAQKAKDALVLAVDEDTDAFTAYMEARRLPAGTPAEKAAREQAMQDGLKLAVDVPLGTARTCLEAMEAAELAMRHGNPASITDTMVGFTIAFAGVRGGLWNVLINLKDIKDAAYNEAMKATCASLLAQAQDLLARATAYGDARLEAMLVR, from the coding sequence ATGGCTCACCAGGTGGTGGAATGCGTTCCCAATTTCTCCGAAGGCCGCGACCTGGCTAAGATCCGCCAGATCACCGACGCCATCGAGGCGGTGGCCGGCGTGCGCCTGCTGGACGTGGATCCAGGGGCCGACACCAACCGCACGGTGGTCACCTTCGTGGGGAGCCCCGAGGCCGTGGTGGAGGCCGCCTTCCAGGCGGTGAGCACCGCCGCGCGCGTGCTGGACATGGCCTCCCACGCCGGCGCCCATCCGCGCATGGGCGCCACCGACGTGTGCCCCTTCGTGCCGGTGGAGGGGGTGACCCTGGCGGACTGCGCGGCCCTGGCCCGGACCCTGGGCGAGCGGGTGGGGCGCGAGCTGGAATTGCCGGTCTACCTCTACGAGCACGCCGCGAGCCGCCCCGAGCGCAGGAACCTCGCGGTGGTGCGCAAGGGCGAGTACGAGGGCCTGGAGGAGAAGCTCAAGGATCCCCAGTGGGCCCCCGACTTCGGCCCGGCGCGCTTCGACGCCCGCGCCGGCGCGCTGATCACCGGCGCCCGGGAGTTCCTGGTGGCCTACAACGTCACCCTCAACAGCCGGGACAAGAACCACGCCACCGACATCGCCTTCGAGCTGCGCGAGAAGGGCCGCGTGGCCCGCCGCGGCCAGAAGGACGCCTACTACAGCTCCGGCGAGATCCTGTTCTACCGGGAGGGGTGCTTCCCCTGCGGCAACTGCGGGTCCGACTTCGCCAGCTTCGAGGAGGTGGAGGCCCACTGCCGGGCGGAGCACGGCTTCGACCTGCGCCACCTGCTCAAGCTCAACGACATCGATGCCGGAAAGGGGGTCGTGGGACGGAAGGTGCACCGCGCCGGTCTCTTCAGGCACTGCAAGGCCATCGGGTGGTACGTCGACCAGTACAAGCGGGCCCAGCTCTCCATCAACCTCACGGACTACAAGGTGACAAGCCCCGTGGACGTGCTGGAGGCCACCCGGCGCATGGCCGTGGAGCGCGGACTGGTGGTGACGGGCAGCGAGATCGTGGGGCTGGTGCCGTTCCAGGCGCTGTACAAGGCCGGGCAGCACTACCTGCGCGTCCAGGGGAAGAGCCCCTTCGTGCCGGTGGGGGACGTGCTTGAGAACGCGGTGTTCTCCATGGGCCTGGCGGACGTTTCGCCCTTCGACGTGGAGAAGAAGGTCATCGGGCTGCCCCGCGCCTATCCCAAGGGCCTCATGGCCATGACGGGCTCGGCCTTCGTGGACGAGGTGTCCCGGGACACCCCGGCGCCCGGCGGCGGGTCCATCGCGGCGCTGGCCGGCGCCCTGGGCGCGGCCCTCGCCTCCATGGTGGCCAACCTGACCCAGACGGGAGCCCCCGAACTGCGGGAGGCGGCCGAGAAGGCCCAGAAGGCCAAGGACGCCCTGGTGCTCGCGGTGGACGAGGACACCGACGCCTTCACGGCGTACATGGAGGCCCGGCGCCTGCCGGCGGGCACCCCCGCGGAGAAGGCCGCGCGCGAGCAGGCCATGCAGGACGGCCTGAAGCTGGCCGTGGACGTGCCGCTGGGCACCGCCCGCACCTGCCTGGAGGCCATGGAGGCCGCGGAGCTCGCCATGCGCCACGGGAACCCGGCGTCGATCACCGACACGATGGTGGGCTTCACCATCGCCTTCGCCGGGGTCCGGGGCGGGCTCTGGAACGTGCTGATCAACCTGAAGGACATCAAGGACGCCGCCTACAACGAGGCCATGAAGGCCACCTGCGCGTCCCTGCTGGCCCAGGCCCAGGACCTGCTGGCCAGGGCCACGGCATACGGGGACGCCAGGCTGGAGGCGATGCTCGTCAGGTGA
- a CDS encoding DapH/DapD/GlmU-related protein produces MDVDLARYRDQHKLRLSWMPWLYFALKDRHRTWALAWQEEVQARLRDQETVEIGPGCFVAPEARIFGEPGRAVVLGAGCSVAADAFLHGPITLGPDVSVNARASLDGGAKGITVGEGTRIASGAALYAFDHGLDPGRPVREQPVRSVGIQVGRDVWIGANAGVTDGVSIGDHAVVAMGAVVTRDVPAWAIVGGVPARVVGDRRNNR; encoded by the coding sequence ATGGACGTCGATCTGGCGCGTTACCGGGACCAGCACAAGCTCAGGCTGTCCTGGATGCCCTGGCTGTACTTCGCCCTGAAGGACCGCCACCGGACCTGGGCCCTGGCCTGGCAGGAGGAGGTGCAGGCGCGGCTGAGGGACCAGGAGACGGTGGAGATCGGCCCGGGATGCTTCGTGGCGCCCGAGGCGCGGATCTTCGGGGAGCCGGGGCGGGCGGTGGTGCTGGGGGCGGGGTGCTCGGTGGCGGCCGACGCCTTCCTGCACGGGCCCATCACCCTGGGCCCCGACGTCTCCGTCAATGCCCGGGCCTCGCTGGACGGGGGGGCCAAGGGGATCACCGTCGGGGAGGGGACCCGCATCGCCTCCGGCGCGGCGCTCTACGCCTTCGACCACGGGCTGGATCCCGGCCGGCCCGTGCGGGAGCAGCCGGTGAGGTCGGTGGGCATCCAGGTGGGCAGGGACGTGTGGATCGGGGCCAACGCCGGGGTCACGGACGGGGTTTCCATCGGAGACCACGCCGTGGTGGCCATGGGGGCGGTGGTGACCCGGGACGTGCCGGCCTGGGCCATCGTGGGGGGGGTGCCGGCCCGGGTCGTCGGGGACCGGAGAAATAATCGGTAA
- a CDS encoding cation:proton antiporter has translation MVLAMLVNDPFAGTLALLALIWVAAKLGGEVAVRVGLPSVAGELSAGLVLAAVHQVLPAFPDVAASPGAEVLANLGVILLMFAVGLESTVSQMMKVGAASLRVASLGVVLPMAAGLLGAKFLLPAGTPFVVDLFIGACLCATSIGISVQVLREQGAARSKEGRVIVGAAVIDDVLGLLVLVAVSGLVAASEGGGSLPWGRLGRTLGLALVFLIGALTLGRWVTPHLFRLASRLRSEQVLLPLGLAFAFFLAWLSGLAGLAPIVGAYAAGLILEPANVELLEEREAHSLESLLHPLVMVMAPIFFVLMGARVDVRALAAPSTLLFAGVLGALGIAGKYVAGYVAGGGLRASVVGWGMVPRGEVGLIFVAVGAQSQFHGAPLLSPAVQAGIVGAILLTTVAGPMALGRVLRRGGPAGIQD, from the coding sequence ATGGTGCTCGCGATGCTGGTGAACGATCCTTTCGCGGGGACCCTGGCCCTCCTGGCGCTCATCTGGGTCGCTGCCAAGCTGGGAGGCGAGGTGGCGGTGCGGGTGGGGTTACCGTCCGTTGCGGGCGAGCTGTCGGCGGGGCTTGTTCTGGCGGCGGTTCACCAGGTCCTGCCGGCCTTTCCGGACGTGGCGGCCTCCCCGGGCGCGGAAGTGCTGGCCAACCTGGGTGTGATCCTGCTGATGTTCGCGGTGGGGCTGGAGTCCACGGTGTCCCAGATGATGAAGGTGGGGGCGGCTTCGCTGCGCGTGGCCTCGCTGGGGGTGGTCCTGCCCATGGCGGCTGGGCTCCTCGGGGCCAAGTTCCTGTTGCCGGCCGGGACGCCCTTCGTGGTGGACCTGTTCATCGGGGCCTGCCTCTGCGCCACCAGCATCGGCATCAGCGTGCAGGTGCTGCGGGAGCAGGGGGCGGCGCGGTCGAAGGAAGGACGCGTCATCGTGGGAGCGGCGGTCATCGACGATGTGCTGGGCCTCCTGGTGCTGGTGGCGGTGAGCGGGCTGGTGGCGGCTTCGGAAGGGGGCGGCTCCCTGCCCTGGGGCCGTCTGGGGCGGACGCTGGGGCTGGCCCTGGTCTTCCTGATTGGGGCCCTGACCCTGGGGCGCTGGGTCACGCCGCATCTGTTCAGGCTTGCCAGCCGGCTGCGCAGCGAACAGGTCCTGTTGCCCCTGGGACTGGCCTTCGCCTTCTTCCTGGCCTGGCTCAGCGGGCTGGCGGGGCTGGCGCCCATCGTGGGCGCCTACGCGGCAGGCTTGATCCTGGAGCCCGCGAACGTGGAACTGCTGGAGGAGCGGGAGGCCCACTCGCTGGAATCCCTGCTCCACCCCCTGGTCATGGTCATGGCGCCCATCTTCTTCGTGCTCATGGGGGCGCGGGTGGACGTGCGGGCGCTGGCGGCGCCGTCCACCCTGCTGTTCGCGGGGGTGCTGGGGGCGCTTGGAATCGCCGGGAAGTATGTTGCAGGCTACGTGGCCGGGGGCGGGTTGCGGGCTTCGGTGGTGGGCTGGGGGATGGTGCCCCGCGGAGAGGTGGGCCTGATCTTCGTGGCGGTGGGGGCCCAGAGCCAGTTCCATGGCGCCCCCCTGCTTTCCCCTGCGGTGCAGGCGGGGATCGTGGGAGCGATCCTCCTGACGACCGTGGCGGGTCCCATGGCGCTTGGGCGGGTGCTCCGGCGAGGAGGTCCCGCCGGGATTCAGGACTGA